The genomic DNA GCGGTACATTCTAAATTTGCTGCCTCTGTCGTAGGCTTCAGTGCTAGCAGAGAGGACTTCGACAATGAGGCAAGGGTAAGTGATGTATTGGGTGGTGGTTTTATCGCGAACGTCGCAGGTGACGCTGACATCGGGGTAGGTGTAGTTATTCGTACCAACAATGTTAATTCGCAGGTCAGAGTTGCCGGTTATACAATTGCTGCTATCTAGGTGGGTGTCGATCGTGGTCGCAAAACGGACTGCGATACGACTATGATTAACGCTGCCGCCGCTCATTGCATAAACTTGCCCGTCGATATATTCGTGTTTTTCGAGTTGCTGTTCTTCCCACGCAAAATACTCTTCGGGAGTGAGATGGGGTGGTTTGTCTTTGGCGGCGATCATTGT from Lusitaniella coriacea LEGE 07157 includes the following:
- a CDS encoding Uma2 family endonuclease yields the protein MIAAKDKPPHLTPEEYFAWEEQQLEKHEYIDGQVYAMSGGSVNHSRIAVRFATTIDTHLDSSNCITGNSDLRINIVGTNNYTYPDVSVTCDVRDKTTTQYITYPCLIVEVLSASTEAYDRGSKFRMYRNNPVLIDYLLVSSTSIEMDLYHKNEVGDWLILNYKEGDTIELKSINLSFPIEQIYRSLTLTPEA